From one Portunus trituberculatus isolate SZX2019 chromosome 8, ASM1759143v1, whole genome shotgun sequence genomic stretch:
- the LOC123499683 gene encoding peflin-like isoform X2 produces MSGYPGQQPYGYPGQQPPPGAYQQQPGTYPGQQPPPGAYGQPQPGGYQGQGYPGQAPPGMDPNIASWFRAVDQDNSGQINAKELRQALQNGNWSNFSDEACRLMISMFDRDRTGTICIQEFAQLFSFINQWTEVYRRFDRDNSGTIDEGEMNTALQQMGYRLSPQFISFLVFKFNPQTRKVTLDNFIVCNIQLRNLTEAFKSRDREMKGMISISYEDFVNMAFTSLM; encoded by the exons ATGAGT GGCTATCCGGGACAACAGCCTTATGGGTACCCAGGGCAGCAGCCTCCCCCAGGGGCGTACCAGCAGCAACCAGGGACCTACCCGGGCCAGCAGCCTCCCCCAGGGGCATATGGGCAGCCCCAGCCCGGCGGATACCAAGGGCAGG GTTACCCCGGCCAGGCCCCTCCCGGCATGGACCCCAACATAGCGTCGTGGTTCCGAGCAGTGGACCAGGACAACTCGGGACAGATCAATGCCAAGGAGCTCCGCCAGGCCCTACAGAATGGAAACTGGTCCAACTTTTCCGATGAGGCTTGCCGGCTTATGATCt CCATGTTTGACCGAGACCGCACTGGAACCATCTGTATTCAGGAGTTTGCCCAGCTGTTCTCCTTCATCAACCAGTGGACGGAGGTGTACCGCAGGTTTGACCGAGACAATTCCGGCACCATCGACGAGGGAGAGATGAACACTG CCCTGCAGCAGATGGGTTACCGTCTCAGCCCACAGTTCATCTCCTTCCTGGTGTTCAAGTTTAACCCACAAACCCGCAAGGTGACTCTGGACAACTTCATTGTGTGCAACATTCAGCTCCGCAACCTTACCGAAGCCTTCAAGAGCCGGGACCGCGAGATGAAGGGAATGATTTCTATCAGTTATGAGGACTTTGTCAACATGGCCTTCACCTCACTCATGTAG
- the LOC123499683 gene encoding peflin-like isoform X1, with product MSGYPGYGAPQGGYRGQVPPQTGYPGSQVPRGYPGQQPYGYPGQQPPPGAYQQQPGTYPGQQPPPGAYGQPQPGGYQGQGYPGQAPPGMDPNIASWFRAVDQDNSGQINAKELRQALQNGNWSNFSDEACRLMISMFDRDRTGTICIQEFAQLFSFINQWTEVYRRFDRDNSGTIDEGEMNTALQQMGYRLSPQFISFLVFKFNPQTRKVTLDNFIVCNIQLRNLTEAFKSRDREMKGMISISYEDFVNMAFTSLM from the exons ATGAGT GGCTACCCAGGGTATGGAGCACCGCAGGGAGGTTATCGCGGCCAGGTGCCTCCACAGACAGGATATCCAGGCAGCCAGGTTCCCAGG GGCTATCCGGGACAACAGCCTTATGGGTACCCAGGGCAGCAGCCTCCCCCAGGGGCGTACCAGCAGCAACCAGGGACCTACCCGGGCCAGCAGCCTCCCCCAGGGGCATATGGGCAGCCCCAGCCCGGCGGATACCAAGGGCAGG GTTACCCCGGCCAGGCCCCTCCCGGCATGGACCCCAACATAGCGTCGTGGTTCCGAGCAGTGGACCAGGACAACTCGGGACAGATCAATGCCAAGGAGCTCCGCCAGGCCCTACAGAATGGAAACTGGTCCAACTTTTCCGATGAGGCTTGCCGGCTTATGATCt CCATGTTTGACCGAGACCGCACTGGAACCATCTGTATTCAGGAGTTTGCCCAGCTGTTCTCCTTCATCAACCAGTGGACGGAGGTGTACCGCAGGTTTGACCGAGACAATTCCGGCACCATCGACGAGGGAGAGATGAACACTG CCCTGCAGCAGATGGGTTACCGTCTCAGCCCACAGTTCATCTCCTTCCTGGTGTTCAAGTTTAACCCACAAACCCGCAAGGTGACTCTGGACAACTTCATTGTGTGCAACATTCAGCTCCGCAACCTTACCGAAGCCTTCAAGAGCCGGGACCGCGAGATGAAGGGAATGATTTCTATCAGTTATGAGGACTTTGTCAACATGGCCTTCACCTCACTCATGTAG